From Streptomyces zhihengii, the proteins below share one genomic window:
- a CDS encoding amidohydrolase: protein MSRESEEAERPGADELPGTGDVPGDEAVPGRLTEPLRSELIAFRRDLHMHPELGNQEFRTTAAIKARLEAAGLRPRVLAMGTGLVCDIGTSSPEAQGRPLFAIRADIDALPIPDTKTVSYRSTVPDRAHACGHDVHTTAALGAGILLADLDRRGLLTQPVRLIFQPAEEVLPGGAADGILDGVLDGVGMIVAVHCDPKVDAGRIGLRAGPITSACDRLEVTLDGPGGHTARPHLTTDMVTAAARVATDVPALLARRVDARSGLSVTWGRIESGHAPNVIPQHAELSGTVRCLDLEAWREAPDLVHAAIDEIATLHRAKSQIDYVRGVPPVVNDPGVTELLRDAHAARRGPYAIEDTEQSLGGEDFSWYLEHVPGAMARLGVRPPGDTRTRDLHRGDFDVDEEAITAGVELFTAAALIDGRRRYRP, encoded by the coding sequence ATGTCCCGCGAGTCCGAAGAAGCCGAACGACCCGGCGCAGACGAGCTGCCCGGCACGGGCGACGTGCCGGGCGACGAGGCCGTGCCCGGCAGACTGACCGAGCCGCTGCGTTCGGAGCTGATCGCCTTCCGGCGCGACCTCCACATGCACCCCGAGCTCGGCAACCAGGAGTTCCGCACGACGGCCGCCATCAAGGCGCGCCTGGAGGCCGCCGGTCTGCGGCCGCGCGTACTCGCCATGGGCACCGGACTCGTCTGCGACATCGGCACCTCTTCCCCCGAGGCCCAGGGCCGCCCGCTGTTCGCGATCCGCGCCGACATCGACGCCCTGCCCATCCCGGACACCAAGACCGTCTCCTACCGGTCCACCGTCCCGGACCGGGCGCACGCCTGCGGGCACGACGTGCACACCACCGCGGCGCTCGGCGCCGGCATCCTGCTGGCCGACCTGGACCGCCGGGGCCTGCTGACGCAGCCGGTGCGGCTGATCTTCCAGCCCGCCGAGGAGGTCCTGCCCGGCGGCGCCGCCGACGGCATCCTGGACGGCGTGCTCGACGGCGTCGGCATGATCGTCGCCGTGCACTGCGACCCCAAGGTCGACGCCGGCCGCATCGGGCTGCGCGCGGGCCCGATCACCTCCGCCTGCGACCGCCTGGAGGTCACCCTCGACGGCCCCGGCGGCCACACCGCGCGTCCGCATCTGACGACGGACATGGTCACCGCCGCCGCCCGGGTCGCCACCGACGTCCCCGCGCTGCTCGCGCGGCGGGTCGACGCCCGCTCGGGTCTCTCCGTCACCTGGGGCCGCATCGAGTCCGGCCACGCGCCGAACGTCATCCCCCAGCACGCCGAACTGTCCGGAACCGTGCGCTGCCTCGACCTGGAGGCCTGGCGCGAGGCGCCCGACCTGGTGCACGCCGCGATCGACGAGATCGCCACGCTGCACCGGGCCAAGTCCCAGATCGACTACGTCCGCGGCGTCCCCCCGGTCGTCAACGACCCGGGCGTCACCGAGCTGCTGCGCGACGCGCACGCGGCCCGGCGCGGACCGTATGCGATCGAGGACACCGAACAGAGCCTCGGCGGCGAGGACTTCTCCTGGTACCTGGAGCACGTCCCGGGCGCGATGGCCCGTCTCGGCGTGCGCCCCCCGGGCGACACCAGGACCCGCGACCTGCACCGCGGCGACTTCGACGTCGACGAGGAGGCGATCACCGCGGGCGTGGAACTGTTCACCGCCGCCGCGCTGATCGACGGCCGCAGGCGCTACCGCCCGTAA
- a CDS encoding DUF6716 putative glycosyltransferase — protein MPTRTSEAVRVAVLADSDTRWKWGALTARRITPSTSVELSGFLLRGRATPTPRQLAEVGVAVDDLREVTGREFLREIADGSYDIVVLALVGGGVQAMLHGLAALGLARRPVVVTGYVGVVYEKLSDGLLLRHGADVVLANSRHDADRFRAVYRGVGADPAAVTEAALPFLGGAPYRPEDGRDTVVFAAQPSVPDSRADRTYLLRRLVEHARLHPGREVLLKLRSRPGEHTTHLEELPYQKLAQKLPGGLPPNFRLVYGNMGEVLDRTDLLVTVSSTAALESLHRSIPTAVLTDLGVREPLGNHHFLGSGLLTSWDLLDGGHRPAPDPDWLARQGVAADGAYDKAFDEARQRVAELLLAAERPPLAPYYTPATAPGYLPPLLARHHLAPDGTPLAGAAAPETAPTGIRRAVRQAVREAARGAYRHGVQRVAPVIRRMGEL, from the coding sequence GTGCCAACACGTACCAGCGAGGCCGTACGGGTAGCCGTACTCGCCGACTCCGACACCCGGTGGAAATGGGGTGCGCTGACCGCACGCCGGATCACCCCCAGCACCTCCGTGGAGCTGAGCGGCTTCCTGCTGCGCGGCCGCGCCACCCCCACCCCGCGCCAGCTCGCCGAGGTCGGCGTCGCCGTCGACGACCTGCGCGAGGTGACGGGGAGGGAGTTCCTGCGCGAGATCGCGGACGGCTCCTACGACATCGTCGTCCTCGCCCTCGTCGGCGGCGGAGTGCAGGCGATGCTCCACGGCCTCGCCGCCCTCGGCCTCGCCCGCCGCCCCGTCGTCGTCACCGGCTACGTCGGCGTCGTCTACGAGAAGCTCTCCGACGGACTGCTGCTGCGCCACGGCGCCGACGTCGTCCTCGCCAACTCCCGCCACGACGCGGACCGTTTCCGCGCCGTCTACCGCGGGGTCGGCGCCGACCCGGCCGCCGTCACCGAGGCCGCGCTGCCGTTCCTCGGCGGGGCGCCCTACCGGCCCGAGGACGGGCGCGACACCGTCGTGTTCGCCGCCCAGCCCTCCGTGCCGGACAGCCGTGCCGACCGCACCTACCTGCTGCGCCGGCTCGTCGAGCACGCCCGGCTCCACCCGGGCCGCGAGGTGCTGCTCAAGCTCCGCTCCCGGCCGGGCGAGCACACCACCCACCTGGAGGAACTGCCCTACCAGAAGCTCGCGCAGAAGCTGCCCGGCGGCCTGCCGCCCAACTTCCGCCTGGTGTACGGGAACATGGGCGAGGTCCTGGACCGCACGGACCTCCTGGTCACCGTCTCCTCGACCGCCGCGCTCGAATCCCTGCACCGCTCCATCCCCACCGCGGTCCTCACCGACCTCGGGGTCCGCGAGCCGCTCGGCAACCACCACTTCCTCGGCTCGGGCCTGCTCACCTCCTGGGACCTGCTCGACGGCGGCCACCGGCCCGCGCCGGACCCCGACTGGCTCGCCCGCCAGGGCGTCGCCGCCGACGGGGCGTACGACAAGGCCTTCGACGAGGCCCGGCAGCGGGTCGCCGAACTGCTGCTCGCCGCCGAACGGCCCCCGCTCGCCCCGTACTACACACCCGCCACCGCCCCCGGCTATCTGCCGCCGCTGCTCGCCCGCCACCACCTCGCCCCCGACGGCACCCCGCTGGCCGGCGCCGCCGCCCCCGAGACCGCGCCCACCGGCATCCGGCGCGCGGTGCGCCAGGCGGTCCGCGAGGCCGCCCGGGGCGCCTACCGCCACGGCGTGCAGCGGGTCGCCCCCGTCATCCGGCGGATGGGCGAGCTGTGA
- a CDS encoding glycosyltransferase family 2 protein: MVKLSVIVPFFNVQTYAPDTLRSLRANAREDFEFLFVDDCSTDGTPEILERAERQIPGARLIRHERNGGLATARNTGLDAARGEYIAFLDGDDWLSPGHFEGLLAPLEELGCDFVRTDHVQCTARARTVHRVPVGPRGEVLKPRDWILPADRSTGVDYPYAWAGMYHRRLADQGLLHFTHGLRTAEDRPWIWRLHRDAASFAVISRLGIFYRRGVASSLTQIGDIRQLDFIRAFDQVLDETAADRDAEKLLPKAVRTYCAVISHHLGSIERFEPQVARKLRAMSAAALRRMPQAVLDDALASMDVERASRLRRLRRRPSPMTAEAAA; encoded by the coding sequence GTGGTTAAGCTCTCCGTCATCGTGCCGTTCTTCAACGTGCAGACATACGCCCCCGACACCCTCAGAAGCCTGCGGGCGAATGCCCGGGAGGACTTCGAGTTCCTTTTCGTCGACGACTGCTCGACGGACGGGACGCCGGAGATCCTGGAACGGGCCGAGCGGCAGATTCCCGGGGCACGGCTCATCCGGCACGAGAGGAACGGGGGCCTGGCCACCGCGCGCAACACCGGTCTGGACGCGGCCCGGGGCGAGTACATCGCCTTCCTCGACGGGGACGACTGGCTGTCGCCCGGTCACTTCGAGGGCCTGCTGGCCCCGTTGGAGGAGCTGGGCTGCGACTTCGTGCGCACCGACCATGTGCAGTGCACCGCACGGGCGCGCACGGTGCACCGGGTGCCGGTGGGTCCGCGCGGCGAGGTGCTGAAGCCGCGGGACTGGATCCTGCCGGCGGACCGGTCGACGGGCGTCGACTATCCGTACGCGTGGGCCGGGATGTACCACCGCAGGCTGGCCGATCAGGGGCTGCTGCATTTCACCCACGGGCTGCGCACGGCGGAGGACCGGCCGTGGATCTGGCGGCTGCACCGGGACGCCGCGTCATTCGCGGTGATCAGCCGGCTGGGAATCTTCTACCGCCGCGGTGTGGCCTCCTCCTTGACGCAGATCGGCGACATCCGGCAGCTCGATTTCATTCGCGCTTTCGACCAGGTGCTCGACGAGACGGCGGCGGACCGGGACGCGGAGAAACTGCTCCCGAAAGCGGTCCGCACGTATTGCGCCGTCATTTCGCATCACCTCGGTTCGATCGAACGGTTCGAACCGCAGGTGGCGCGGAAACTGCGCGCGATGAGCGCCGCGGCACTGCGCCGGATGCCCCAGGCGGTGCTCGACGACGCGCTGGCCTCCATGGACGTGGAGCGCGCGTCCCGGCTGCGCAGGCTGCGCCGCCGTCCCTCCCCGATGACCGCGGAGGCGGCGGCCTGA
- a CDS encoding N-acetylneuraminate synthase family protein, with product MSTTRLRTFGTKTAGPGRPVYITGEIGINHNGDLDNAFKLIDAAADAGCDAVKFQKRTPEICTPRDQWDIERDTPWGRMTYIDYRHRVEFGEDEYRAIDEYCRRRGIDWFASPWDTEAVAFLEKFDVPAHKVASASLTDDELLRALRATGRTVILSTGMSTPKQIRHAVEVLGSENILLCHATSTYPAKAEELNLRVINTLQAEYPNVPIGYSGHETGLQTTLAAVALGATFVERHITLDRAMWGSDQAASVEPQGLARLVRDIRVVEESLGDGVKKVYESELGPMKKLRRVPGVVAEAGDREPATV from the coding sequence ATGAGCACCACCCGTCTGCGCACCTTCGGCACCAAGACCGCGGGCCCCGGCCGCCCCGTCTACATCACCGGCGAGATCGGCATCAACCACAACGGTGACCTGGACAACGCGTTCAAGCTGATCGACGCCGCCGCGGACGCCGGCTGCGACGCGGTCAAGTTCCAGAAGCGCACCCCGGAGATCTGCACCCCGCGCGACCAGTGGGACATCGAGCGCGACACGCCGTGGGGCCGGATGACGTACATCGACTACCGCCACCGGGTCGAGTTCGGCGAGGACGAGTACCGCGCCATCGACGAGTACTGCCGCCGCCGCGGCATCGACTGGTTCGCCTCCCCGTGGGACACCGAGGCCGTCGCCTTCCTGGAGAAGTTCGACGTCCCCGCCCACAAGGTCGCCTCCGCGTCCCTCACCGACGACGAGCTGCTCCGCGCCCTGCGCGCCACCGGGCGCACCGTCATCCTCTCCACCGGCATGTCGACGCCGAAGCAGATCCGCCACGCCGTCGAGGTCCTCGGCAGCGAGAACATCCTGCTCTGCCACGCCACCTCGACGTACCCGGCGAAGGCCGAGGAGCTCAACCTGCGGGTCATCAACACCCTCCAGGCCGAGTACCCCAACGTCCCGATCGGCTACTCCGGCCACGAGACCGGCCTCCAGACCACCCTCGCCGCCGTCGCCCTCGGCGCCACCTTCGTCGAGCGCCACATCACCCTCGACCGCGCCATGTGGGGCTCCGACCAGGCCGCCTCCGTCGAGCCCCAGGGCCTGGCCCGCCTGGTCCGCGACATCCGCGTCGTCGAGGAGTCCCTCGGCGACGGTGTGAAGAAGGTCTACGAGAGCGAACTGGGCCCGATGAAGAAGCTCCGCCGCGTCCCGGGCGTCGTCGCCGAGGCCGGCGACCGCGAACCGGCCACGGTCTGA
- a CDS encoding acylneuraminate cytidylyltransferase produces the protein MNVLAVIPARGGSKGVPAKNLAPVAGVPLVGRAVRACLDAPLVTHVAVSTDDADIAAAARAAGAEVVLRPAAIAGDTATSESAVLHAMDTHEALHGTPVDVVLLVQCTSPFLTREDIDGVARAVADDGADSAVAVAPFHGFVWREDDTAAGAGQGVNHDRSVRPRRQDRPQDFLETGAAYAMDAAGFREAGHRFFGRTALVRTDPARVLEVDDPHDLARARALAPLLDTAALPTREDVDAVVLDFDGTQTDDRVLIDADGREIVAVHRGDGLGVARLRRAGVDLLILSTEQNPVVAARARKLQVPVLHGIDRKDIALKQWCDERGIAPERVLYVGNDVNDLPCFHLAGWPVAVASAHDSVRAAARAVTATPGGEGAIREIAAWLLGPHLDTPETARTSPVHSSEK, from the coding sequence ATGAACGTACTCGCCGTGATCCCCGCCCGGGGCGGCTCGAAGGGCGTCCCCGCCAAGAACCTGGCACCCGTCGCCGGTGTGCCGCTCGTCGGCCGCGCCGTCCGCGCCTGCCTCGACGCCCCCCTGGTGACGCACGTCGCCGTCTCCACCGACGACGCCGACATCGCCGCCGCCGCCCGGGCGGCGGGCGCCGAGGTCGTGCTGCGGCCCGCCGCCATCGCCGGCGACACCGCCACCAGCGAGTCGGCCGTGCTGCACGCCATGGACACCCACGAGGCCCTCCACGGCACCCCCGTCGACGTCGTCCTGCTCGTCCAGTGCACCAGCCCGTTCCTGACCCGTGAGGACATCGACGGCGTCGCCCGCGCCGTCGCCGACGACGGCGCCGACAGCGCGGTCGCCGTGGCCCCGTTCCACGGCTTCGTCTGGCGCGAGGACGACACCGCCGCCGGCGCCGGGCAGGGCGTCAACCACGACCGGTCCGTCCGGCCCCGCCGCCAGGACCGCCCCCAGGACTTCCTGGAGACCGGCGCCGCCTACGCCATGGACGCGGCCGGCTTCCGGGAGGCGGGCCACCGCTTCTTCGGCCGCACCGCGCTGGTGCGCACCGACCCCGCCCGGGTGCTGGAGGTCGACGACCCGCACGACCTCGCCCGCGCCCGGGCACTCGCGCCGCTGCTCGACACGGCCGCGCTGCCCACCCGCGAGGACGTCGACGCCGTCGTCCTCGACTTCGACGGCACCCAGACCGACGACCGCGTCCTCATCGACGCCGACGGCCGCGAGATCGTCGCCGTGCACCGCGGCGACGGACTCGGCGTGGCCCGGCTGCGCCGCGCCGGCGTCGACCTGCTGATCCTCTCCACCGAGCAGAACCCCGTCGTCGCCGCCCGCGCCCGCAAGCTCCAGGTCCCCGTCCTGCACGGCATCGACCGCAAGGACATCGCCCTGAAGCAGTGGTGCGACGAACGGGGCATCGCCCCCGAGCGGGTGCTCTACGTCGGCAACGACGTCAACGACCTCCCGTGCTTCCACCTCGCCGGCTGGCCCGTGGCCGTGGCCAGCGCGCACGACTCCGTACGGGCCGCCGCCCGTGCCGTCACCGCGACACCCGGCGGCGAGGGCGCGATCCGCGAGATCGCCGCCTGGCTCCTCGGCCCGCACCTCGACACCCCTGAAACCGCCCGCACGTCCCCCGTGCACTCCTCCGAGAAGTAA
- a CDS encoding acyl-CoA mutase large subunit family protein has translation MTRESESGLPIEPVYGPDGAAGRDPAAELGEPGAFPFTRGVYPTMYTGRPWTMRQYAGFGTAAESNARYKELIAHGTTGLSVAFDLPTQMGYDSDAAVAHGEVGKVGVAVDSVEDMRVLFDGIPLDRVSTSMTINAPAALLLLMYQLVAEEQGVPAAKLTGTVQNDVLKEYIARGTYIFPPAPSLRLVADIFRYCRTGIPKWNTISISGYHMAEAGASPVQEIAFTLADGIEYVRTAVAAGMDVDDFAPRLSFFFVARTTLLEEVAKFRAARRIWARVMRDEFGARDPKSWMLRFHTQTAGVQLTAQQPEVNLVRVAVQGLAAVLGGTQSLHTNSFDEAIALPTDKSARLALRTQQVLAYETDVTATVDPFAGSYVMESMTDDVEAAALALMRRVEDMGGAVAAIERGFQKEEIERNAYRIARETDAGERVVVGVNRFTLDAEEPYEPLRVDPAIEARQAERLARLRAGRDGQAVGRALAALKEAAAGTDNVLPPMKEALRARATVGEVCDALREVWGSYVPPDAY, from the coding sequence ATGACACGCGAATCCGAGTCGGGGCTGCCGATCGAGCCGGTCTACGGGCCGGACGGCGCTGCCGGGCGGGACCCGGCAGCGGAGCTGGGGGAGCCCGGCGCCTTCCCGTTCACCCGCGGCGTGTATCCCACGATGTACACCGGCCGGCCGTGGACGATGCGGCAGTACGCGGGGTTCGGCACGGCGGCGGAGTCGAACGCCCGCTACAAGGAGCTGATCGCCCACGGCACGACCGGACTCTCCGTGGCCTTCGACCTCCCGACGCAGATGGGGTACGACTCCGACGCCGCCGTCGCGCACGGCGAGGTGGGCAAGGTCGGGGTGGCGGTCGACTCGGTCGAGGACATGCGGGTGCTGTTCGACGGGATCCCGCTGGACCGGGTGTCGACGTCGATGACGATCAACGCCCCCGCCGCCCTGCTGCTGCTGATGTACCAGCTCGTGGCCGAGGAGCAGGGCGTACCGGCCGCGAAGCTGACCGGCACCGTCCAGAACGACGTGCTCAAGGAGTACATCGCCCGCGGCACGTACATCTTTCCGCCGGCGCCGTCGCTGCGGCTGGTCGCCGACATCTTCCGCTACTGCCGCACCGGGATCCCGAAGTGGAACACGATCTCGATCTCGGGCTACCACATGGCCGAGGCCGGGGCCTCGCCCGTGCAGGAGATCGCCTTCACCCTCGCCGACGGCATCGAGTACGTGCGCACGGCCGTCGCGGCGGGCATGGACGTGGACGACTTCGCCCCCCGGCTGTCCTTCTTCTTCGTGGCGCGCACCACGCTGCTGGAGGAGGTGGCGAAGTTCCGCGCGGCCCGGCGGATCTGGGCGCGGGTGATGCGGGACGAGTTCGGTGCGCGCGACCCGAAGTCGTGGATGCTGCGCTTCCACACCCAGACCGCCGGGGTGCAGCTCACGGCCCAGCAGCCGGAGGTGAACCTCGTCCGGGTCGCGGTGCAGGGGCTCGCCGCGGTCCTCGGCGGCACCCAGTCGCTGCACACCAACTCCTTCGACGAGGCGATCGCGCTGCCGACGGACAAATCGGCCCGCCTCGCGCTGCGCACCCAGCAGGTGCTGGCGTACGAGACGGACGTGACGGCCACGGTGGACCCGTTCGCCGGCTCGTACGTGATGGAGTCGATGACCGACGACGTGGAGGCGGCGGCACTGGCGCTGATGCGCCGGGTGGAGGACATGGGCGGGGCGGTCGCCGCGATCGAGCGCGGCTTCCAGAAGGAGGAGATCGAACGCAACGCCTACCGGATCGCCCGGGAGACCGACGCGGGCGAGCGGGTGGTCGTCGGCGTCAACCGCTTCACCCTCGACGCGGAGGAGCCGTACGAGCCGCTGCGCGTCGACCCCGCCATCGAGGCCCGGCAGGCCGAGCGCCTCGCCCGGCTGCGCGCGGGCCGCGACGGGCAGGCGGTGGGGCGGGCGCTGGCCGCGCTGAAGGAGGCGGCCGCCGGCACGGACAACGTGCTGCCCCCGATGAAGGAGGCGCTGCGCGCGCGGGCCACCGTCGGCGAGGTGTGCGACGCGCTGCGCGAGGTGTGGGGGAGCTACGTGCCCCCGGACGCGTACTGA
- a CDS encoding L,D-transpeptidase family protein: MLRKNIAVRTLAAAAALTVAAVTAGCSAQAATDVRTDAKPSAAPTTSEPAGDASPSESAEPSEPASPTPSASPSPSASSSAPPAKVLMAPGAKGEQVKELQARLAQIGWFDDKPTGSYGPVTSTAVKGFQGKRQLPATGSTDEVTWQKLLGMTTKPTRAELDGKDVEKPKAKLDPRCMEGRVMCISKTTRTLSWMIDGKVLSTMDVRFGSQYTPTREGEFKVGWKSRDHVSTIYDTPMPYAMFFSGGQAVHYSSDFAARGYNGASHGCVNVRDKAAVAALFDQVRTGDKVVIYW; this comes from the coding sequence ATGCTCAGGAAGAACATCGCGGTCAGAACGCTGGCGGCCGCCGCCGCGCTCACCGTGGCCGCGGTGACCGCCGGCTGTTCGGCGCAGGCGGCGACGGACGTCCGGACGGACGCCAAGCCGAGCGCCGCGCCGACGACCTCGGAGCCGGCCGGCGACGCCTCGCCGTCCGAGTCCGCCGAGCCCTCGGAGCCGGCCTCCCCGACGCCGTCGGCGTCGCCCTCGCCGTCGGCGTCCTCCTCGGCCCCGCCCGCGAAGGTGCTCATGGCGCCCGGCGCGAAGGGCGAGCAGGTGAAGGAGCTCCAGGCGCGGCTGGCCCAGATCGGCTGGTTCGACGACAAGCCGACGGGCTCGTACGGGCCGGTCACCAGCACCGCCGTCAAGGGCTTCCAGGGCAAGCGGCAGCTCCCCGCCACCGGCAGCACGGACGAGGTGACCTGGCAGAAGCTGCTGGGCATGACGACGAAGCCGACGCGTGCGGAGCTCGACGGCAAGGACGTCGAGAAGCCGAAGGCGAAGCTCGACCCGCGGTGCATGGAAGGCCGCGTGATGTGCATCAGCAAGACCACCCGCACGCTGTCCTGGATGATCGACGGCAAGGTGCTGTCGACGATGGACGTCCGGTTCGGCTCGCAGTACACGCCGACCCGTGAGGGCGAGTTCAAGGTCGGCTGGAAGTCCCGGGACCACGTCTCGACGATCTACGACACCCCCATGCCGTACGCGATGTTCTTCAGCGGCGGCCAGGCCGTCCACTACTCCTCCGACTTCGCGGCCCGCGGCTACAACGGCGCGTCGCACGGCTGTGTGAACGTCCGGGACAAGGCCGCCGTCGCGGCCCTCTTCGACCAGGTGCGCACCGGCGACAAGGTCGTCATCTACTGGTGA
- the leuE gene encoding leucine efflux protein LeuE, with protein sequence MLGVTDLPTYLVGLVLIILLPGPNSLYVLSVAARKGTRTGYKAAAGVFTGDTVLMTLAALGAASLLQTTPVLFMIVKYAGAGYLTWMAIGMLRAAWSMWRSRGEAAAGTGESGAPSGAAENPYRRALVISLFNPKAILFLISFFVQFVDPSYAYPALSFVVLGALLQLGSFLYLTTLIFSGTRLAAAFRRRKRLSAGATSAAGALFLGFAVKLSLSSA encoded by the coding sequence ATGCTGGGTGTCACCGATCTGCCGACCTACCTCGTCGGCCTCGTCCTCATCATTCTGCTGCCGGGGCCGAACTCGCTCTACGTGCTGTCCGTCGCCGCCCGCAAGGGCACCCGGACCGGATACAAGGCGGCCGCCGGTGTGTTCACCGGCGACACCGTCCTGATGACCCTGGCCGCCCTCGGCGCGGCCTCGCTGCTCCAGACCACGCCGGTGCTCTTCATGATCGTGAAGTACGCGGGCGCGGGCTACCTGACGTGGATGGCGATCGGCATGCTGCGCGCCGCGTGGAGCATGTGGCGCTCCCGGGGCGAGGCGGCGGCCGGTACGGGCGAGAGCGGAGCGCCCTCGGGCGCCGCGGAGAACCCGTACCGGCGGGCGCTGGTCATCAGCCTGTTCAACCCGAAGGCGATCCTCTTCCTGATCTCCTTCTTCGTGCAGTTCGTCGACCCGTCCTACGCCTACCCGGCGCTGTCCTTCGTCGTCCTCGGCGCCCTGCTCCAGCTCGGCAGCTTCCTCTACCTGACCACGCTGATCTTCAGCGGCACCCGCCTCGCCGCCGCCTTCCGGCGCCGCAAGCGGCTGTCGGCCGGGGCGACTTCGGCGGCGGGCGCGCTCTTCCTCGGCTTCGCGGTGAAGCTGTCGCTCAGCAGCGCCTGA
- a CDS encoding polysialyltransferase family glycosyltransferase has translation MPTTQIFFASSLYGVATVAAALDSGCFAAADRRLLLVSNNAATPETTPALDEMPGFERLRSRFDGVLSWNGAIAPFHPGGWSPRPDDVPLWERYLRGLWDLGDDRIELAVESVQVVPALAVAQLFPDATLCVYADGLMSYGPTRNKIDPLVGERVRRLLHLDLVPGLKPLLLAEFGAVPEVVPTESFVKVIAELSDAVPDAVPGVAAGPADASAHGEPGAGDGPALILGQYLAALDIITREEEEQLHVRMLRGVAAHGHRRVVFKPHPTAPASWNRTLEEEARELGVELTVVERPLLAEVLYRQLRPSLVAGCFSTGLFTAAAFHGIPVARLGTEPLLDRLTPYQNSNRVPLTVVDALVPDLETGTPVVPGPPDAFLTGLLEAVGFAMQPQIRPDLRPAAERFLATSLNSRTLRYFKRRRLTVLGLPGGLPVPRNEAVRRVVRRARHLKRAVLR, from the coding sequence ATGCCCACCACCCAGATCTTCTTCGCCTCCTCCCTCTACGGCGTCGCCACCGTCGCCGCCGCGCTCGACAGCGGCTGCTTCGCCGCCGCGGACCGGCGTCTGCTGCTCGTCAGCAACAACGCGGCCACGCCCGAGACCACCCCGGCGCTCGACGAGATGCCCGGCTTCGAGCGGCTGCGCTCCCGCTTCGACGGGGTGCTCTCGTGGAACGGGGCCATCGCGCCCTTCCACCCGGGCGGCTGGTCCCCGCGCCCCGACGACGTCCCGCTGTGGGAGCGGTATCTGCGCGGGCTGTGGGACCTGGGCGACGACCGGATCGAACTGGCCGTGGAGTCGGTGCAGGTGGTGCCCGCGCTCGCGGTCGCCCAGCTCTTCCCGGACGCGACGCTGTGCGTGTACGCGGACGGCCTGATGAGCTACGGCCCCACCCGGAACAAGATCGACCCGCTGGTGGGCGAGCGGGTGCGCAGGCTGCTGCACCTGGATCTGGTGCCGGGGCTGAAGCCGCTGCTGCTGGCGGAGTTCGGCGCGGTGCCGGAGGTGGTGCCCACCGAGTCCTTCGTCAAGGTGATCGCCGAACTCTCCGACGCCGTCCCGGACGCGGTGCCGGGCGTGGCGGCGGGCCCGGCGGACGCGTCGGCGCACGGGGAGCCGGGCGCCGGGGACGGGCCCGCGCTGATCCTCGGCCAGTACCTCGCGGCGCTCGACATCATCACGCGCGAGGAGGAGGAGCAGCTCCATGTGCGGATGCTGCGCGGGGTGGCCGCGCACGGGCACCGCCGGGTGGTCTTCAAGCCGCACCCGACGGCCCCGGCCTCCTGGAACCGCACCCTGGAGGAGGAGGCGCGGGAGCTGGGCGTCGAGCTGACGGTGGTGGAGCGCCCGCTGCTCGCCGAGGTGCTCTACCGGCAGCTCCGTCCCTCGCTCGTGGCGGGCTGCTTCTCCACCGGGCTGTTCACGGCCGCCGCGTTCCACGGCATCCCGGTCGCCCGGCTGGGCACGGAGCCGCTGCTCGACCGGCTCACGCCGTACCAGAACAGCAACCGCGTGCCGCTCACCGTCGTCGACGCCCTGGTGCCGGACCTGGAGACGGGCACGCCCGTGGTGCCCGGCCCGCCGGACGCGTTCCTGACGGGGCTGCTGGAGGCGGTCGGCTTCGCGATGCAGCCGCAGATCCGCCCGGATCTGCGGCCGGCGGCCGAGCGGTTCCTCGCCACCTCGCTGAACTCCCGCACGCTGCGCTACTTCAAGCGCCGGCGGCTGACCGTGCTCGGGCTGCCGGGCGGTCTTCCGGTGCCGCGCAACGAGGCGGTGCGCCGGGTGGTGCGGCGGGCCCGCCATCTGAAGCGGGCCGTGCTGCGCTGA